The following nucleotide sequence is from Microthrixaceae bacterium.
TGTGGCGTACAGCGAAGGAGTTGGCCACATCTTCAGGGGTCTCGATGCCGATGATCACCCCTGAATGGGAGAACCGCCCGCTGACCACCTACGCCGACGCGGTCAGGCTCCGGGCCGTCGTCGACCGCAGCCTCCCCGGCTGGGATCGCTACCCACCCGGGATGGTGGCGGACATCCAACCGCATCTGGCCAACCTGGACCGGGTGATCGCCGAAGGGGCCGGCGCGTACGACGAGACCGACCAGTCGCAGGTCCTGGGTGCCGCGTCCACCCTGGTGTCGATGATGACCTACGGCGACTGCGACCCGTTCCTGGACTGAGCTCCGCGGCGGCGGGGAGGTTCCTCGGTGCGGTCGGGGTCGCTGGTAGCGTTGAGGGCACTGTGACCGCCACCAGAGGCCCTTCCCGGTCATCGGGATCCGCCACCCGGGCACCCGCCAAGAAGGCCACCGCCAAGTCGGGAGCCGGGGCGCGTCGTGCCGCGCCCCCGACCAAGCGAGCCGCCACCTCCCGCAAACCCCCGGCACCGCCCATGCCTCCGCCGTTCTCGGTCAGGCTCTTGGACGCTCTGGCGGCGGCCAGCCGCGGCCACGGAGCAGACTTTGCCGGGATCTTCCTGGTCGTCACTGGTCTGGTGGCGGCGTTGGGGATCTACGCCGGCGCCGGCGGCCCGATCGGTCGGGCAGTTGCCGAGTTCTGCGGAACCCTGGTGGGAGTCGCCAAGGTTCTTGCCCCGCCGCTGCTCGTGGCCATCGGAGCGCTGCTGGTCAGAGGCATTCCCGAGTCGGGCATCGGGGTGGACGTCGCCGAGGATGTCACCAGGGTGGACGGTCGGGCTCTGGTGGACCCTGATATTGCCGAGCATCCCTTCGCTCGGCTTCTGTTCGGCTCCGCCCTCTTGTCGGTGGCGGGTCTGGGTCTGCTTCACCTGATCCGAGATGCGCCGCCCATCGGGAGTGGCCGAGACGTTCTGGCCGACAGTGCCGGTTATCTGGGTGCCTTCATCGGCGCACCGGTCTTGGCTCTGCTGGGCACCGTGGGGTCGGCAGTGGTGCTTTCGGCCCTGGCCTTCGCCGGGGCCTTGGTGGTCACCCGTACGACCGTCCGCTACGTGGTCGGCTTGACCGCCGCCGGTGTGGCGGCTGGGGCCCGCCCGCTTGGTCAAGCGATCCGTCGATCGTTCGCCCAGCTCTTCGAACTCAACTCCGAGCGAGGCGAAGCGGCGATGTCGGTCCGATACCAGGAGCCGACACTGGGCTGGGGTCGGCTCTCTCCGATGGGCCTCTGTGGGCTGAAACCGCCCCATCGCCACCGGTGACCGTGCCCGCAGGACCCCCGGATCAGGGCGGTGTCTACGACCAGGACCAGGACGGTGCAGCCGAACCGGTCACCAAACCCAAGCGCAAGCGCAAGCCAGCGGTCACGCCCGATCCGGCTACTGAACCGGCTCCCACGCAACTCGAGATCGACCTGCCGCCAGCGGTTCAGGCGTCGGCGTGGAAGTTGCCGCCCAACTCGCTGTTGGAGCTATCGGGTAGCCAGTCCGTCGACCGGGCCGCGGTGAAAGAGACAGGTACCCGTCTCGAACATGCGCTGGCCGAGCATGGCGTGGAGACCCGCCTGGTGGGAATGACCGTCGGACCCACCGTGACCCGCTTCGAGCTGGAGCTGGGACCGGGGGTGAAGGTGGCCAGGGTCACCAGCCTCCACAAGGACATCGCCTATGCCATGGCCACGCCTGATGTGCGCATCCTGGCCCCCATCCCCGGCAAGCAGGCCATCGGAGTCGAGATCCCCAACGTCCGCAAGCAGTTGGTAACGGTCGGAGACATCCTCACCAGCCCTGAGGCCCGGGCGGCCAGCCACCCGCTGGAGGTGGCGATCGGCCGCGACATCGACGGCAAGGCGGTGCTGGCCAACCTGGCCGCCATGCCCCACATCCTCATCGCCGGAGCCACGGGTGCCGGCAAGTCGAGCTGCCTCAACTCGCTGCTCACGTCGATCCTCATGCGCTCCACGCCCGACCAGGTGCGCATGATCCTGGTCGACCCCAAGCGGGTGGAGATGGGCCAGTACAACAAGCTGCCCCACCTGCTCACCGAGGTGGTCACCGTCCCCAAGAAGGCCGCCAACGCATTGGCCTGGGCGGTGCGGGAGATGGAACGCCGCTATGACCTGCTGGCCGAGTGCGGTTTCCGTGACATCACCGGCTA
It contains:
- a CDS encoding DNA translocase FtsK 4TM domain-containing protein, giving the protein MTATRGPSRSSGSATRAPAKKATAKSGAGARRAAPPTKRAATSRKPPAPPMPPPFSVRLLDALAAASRGHGADFAGIFLVVTGLVAALGIYAGAGGPIGRAVAEFCGTLVGVAKVLAPPLLVAIGALLVRGIPESGIGVDVAEDVTRVDGRALVDPDIAEHPFARLLFGSALLSVAGLGLLHLIRDAPPIGSGRDVLADSAGYLGAFIGAPVLALLGTVGSAVVLSALAFAGALVVTRTTVRYVVGLTAAGVAAGARPLGQAIRRSFAQLFELNSERGEAAMSVRYQEPTLGWGRLSPMGLCGLKPPHRHR